The DNA window CCGATCAATCTACAACAATATTCGAACTTGTCTTTATTCAATGGCTTGGTGAGCATATCTGCCGGATTGTGGGCAGTATCAATCTTCAACACTCTCACCCTTCCACTCTCCACCTCATCTCTGATGAAATGAAGTCTCACATCTATATGTTTACTTCGTTCATGGAATTGAGGATGTCTTGCCAAACATAATGCTCCATTATTATCACAGAAAACTGGAACACTATTCTGCTGAATTCCAAACTCAGATATGAGCCCCAACAACCATTTACTTTCCTTCACAGCAGAAGTTAATGACTGACATGTACTCAGCTTTTGTGGTACTCAAAGCCACCACACTTTGCAATCCTGACTTCCAGCATATAGCAGTCCCAAACAAGGTGAAAACATAGCCTGTTTGTGACTTCCTTGTATCAACACTTGCTGCATAATCAGAGTCGCAATAGCCTATCAAAGGCTCCTCCTCAGACTCATTTTTACCACTGAATAACAAGCCCAACTTGTCTGCACCACCAAGATACCTGAGGGACCATTTTAGCCCATTCCAGTGCTGTCTGCCAAAGTCACCCATGTATCTGCTTGTCACACTGATGGCATGAGCTATGTCTGGCCTGGTGCAAATCATGAGGTACATTAGACTCCCAACAATATTTGAATAGGGAATGAGCTCCATTTCACTTCTCTCATGCTCTGTCTTGGTCCTGTGATCATTGCACAGCTTCAAGTGTATAGGCATAGGAGTTGTTGTACTTCTCATATTCTCCAGCCTGAATTTCTTCAAGGTTTTCTGGATGTAATCAGTTTGAAACAACCAAAGTCTCTTGCTGGCCTTGTCTCTCATAATGTCCATTCCTAGAATCTTTCTTGCTTTgccaagatctttcatttcaaaatctGCTTTAAGCTGATCCTTGACCTTGTTGATCTCCCTTATGTCTTCTCCAGCTAggagcatatcatccacatacaagAGCAAGTAGATGGGATCCTTTTTCTTCTGTTTCTTCACAAAACGCAGTTGTCATAGAGAGATCTAATAAAGCCAAGCTTTGATAGACTTTCTCCAAACTTTATATACCACTGCCTACTTGACTGCTTGAGCCCGTATATGCTTTTTTTCAGCATACAAACCTTGTTTTCAGAGCCTGGAACCTCGAATCCTTGAGGCTGATCCATGTATATAGTTTCCTCAAGATCCCCATTCaagaaagctgtcttgacatcCATTTGTTCCAACTCCCATCCTCTCTTAGCAGCCACAGCCAACAACACTCTTATTGAATTGTGCTTGACCACTGGAGAATAaatttcattgaaatcaatCCCCTCAATTTGATCGAAGCCTTTAGCCACCAATCTAGCTTTAAATCTGATCTTTGTTGTATCAGCAGATTCAACTTTCTTTTTGAAAACCCATTTGCACCCAATGACTTTTCTGGATTTTGCTTtctccaccaaaatccatgttttgttgcTGATCAATGAAtcaatttcctccttcatagcACGGATCCACTGATCCTTCTCTGGCCCATTTACAACTTCAGTGTAGGATTTAGGCTCTGATGATTCCAACTCCTCAGCAACATGCAAAGCATAATACAACATTTCAAAGTCTTTGAACCTGGAAGGGTAATCTCACATTTCTTTTCGGCCTCTCTCTGACTGGTTCTTGCTGAGGTGTTACTGCATCAGAATCATCACTTTGATCCCCTTGAGATCCTCCACCTACTCCATCATTTTCTGGGTTGACATATTGAGTCAGAATCCCCTGCAATTGTGTTGGAGAAGAGCCAAAGCTATTATAGTCAGCAGGCTCCAGGTTAATCTTGTCTGTGTCAAGAAGTGGCATCACATCTTCCAAGAATTTGACATCTCTACTGATAACTACTCTCTGCTTCCCAACCTCAGTGCACCATAAACGATACCCCTTGACTCCTTTCTCATACCCCAGCATGATACATTGTAAAGCTCTTGCACTTAACTTTCCATGCTTAGTGTGTGCAAAAGCTCTACAACCAAACGGTTTAATAATTGAGTAATCTGGTGGAGTGCCATACCATTTTTCATCTGGGATAGAGCCTCCTATAGCTGAGGAAGGGCATTTGTTGATCAGGAATGCAGCAGTGGTGACAGCCTCTGCCCAAAACTTCTTGTCAACACCTGAAGAAGACAGCAAACACCTGACTCTCTCCAGTAATGTGCGGTTCATTCTCTCGGCAacaccattttgttgaggatttgCCGGAACTGTTTTGTGTCTCCTGACACCATTATCACTGCAGAAAGTCTCAAACTCCTTGGATAGATACTCCAATCCATTATCCGTCCTTAACACCTTAAGATAAGAACCCTTTTCATTCTTCATCAACAAACACCAATTTTTGAAAGTGATGAAGGCTTGTGATTTTTCTTTCAAGATAAACACCCAAACCTTTCTAGAAAAATCATCTATAATGGACATATAGTACTTGCCTCCACCTAGACTCTTGGTGGGAGATGGACCCCAGAGGTCTGAATGGATGTAGTCTAGTGGTGCAGTTGAGGAGTGGCTACCTACTGGAAAAGGCTTTTTCTTAGATTTTCCCAGTATACAGTCTTGACACTGATCCATCTTCTCCAAGCTAGAGACTCCAATAATACCCCTGTGGATCATAGCTTTAATAGTTCCCTCAGCTGGATGTCCCAGCTTGAGATGCCAAGACTTGATATCTGAACTTGTAGTTGCATGTATGTCACCAACAATCACAGTGGCCTGCAGATAATACAAGCTGCCACCTCTCTGAGCCACCATCTTGACTTCTTGTCCCTTGAGCACCTTCATTACTCCCTTTTCTGAGATGAATGAATATCCGTTTCTTTCTAAAGTTCCCAAAGAGATCAAATTCCTCTTCACCTCTGGTATATACCTCACCTGTGATAGAATCTTTATTGATCCATCACCGAATCTGAGCTTAATGCTGCCAATCCCCATGATGGTGCAGGCATTATCATTGCCCAGCAACACTGATCCATTACATTTCACCAGATCTTGGAACCAGCCAGCATGAGGACAAATGTGGAATGAGCAtcccgagtccataatccatGATCCCTTCTCAGTCTTGTCTACCACATTCAACACTTCTGCTGGTTCCTCACCATCACTGCTGACAACATTGGTGTGGGATTTGTTCTCTGAagccatcttcttcttccatcCATAACAATCCCTCTTGAGATGccctggtttcttacaccagTGGCAAGATCTCTTCTCCATCGCTCCAGAATTCCCAGCTCTAGAATCTTCAGCCTTTTTCTTGAACAGCTTCTTATTCCATTTCTTGATGTTCAATGATTCAGGTTGCTGATCTGGGATCTTTTGAGTTCCCTTGTGCAGATCCTTGGCCAAAAGAGCTGCATGAACCTCATTGTAGGTGATCATCTTATCTCTCCCATATAGTATTGCATCCCTTAATTGATCATACGAACTTGGTAGAGCATTCAAGACCAAAATGGCTTTATCTTCATCTGTGATCTTCACATCCACAGCCTCTAGATCATCCACAGATTTGGCAAAATCTTCCAGTTGCTCCACTATTGGCTTATCCTCAGTGAAGCTATAAGAGTAGAGCCTCCTTTTCATGTATAATCGATTAGCTAATGATTTAGCCAAGTAAACCTCATCAAGCTTCTTCAAGATGTTTGCAGCAGTCTTTTCACTCTGCACTTCCCGCAAAACCTTGTCACCCAAACATAGGATAACCGCGCTATGCGCCTTGAGTTGCATTTCATCTAGCTTAGCCTAAGCTTTATCATCCAGTGCAGCAGCCTTCCCTTTCCCATCCGAATCATCCGCGGCAAGAACAGCAGATAGGCCTTGTTGTACCAGAATGGCTCTCATCTTTAACTTCCATAAGCCATAGTCGTTTCTGCCCGTAAACTTCTCAACATCAAGTCTGACCGCCATTCTTTCTATCGATTGATCAACTCCTTTGGtgctttcccacagacggcgccaattgaaGAGCATTGAAGATCAAGCTTTGCAGCCCAAGAACAGGATGCGACGAAGACTTTTAAATTGTGGAAAATAGAAAACCCTCTTTTGAGATGAAACGTGTAGAAGCTTTATTGATTATTGCCAATCTTGTTTGTGCTACTCAACTAACTAGCTCATACATGTATTTATACTAACTACACAACTAAAAGAATGAACAAGATCTTCATTCCTGATCTAGCTCGAGAAACCGCTCCCAACCGAGTATCTCCAACGGCTAGTAGCCGTTAGGCTTAACCGCTTTTTGAACTTGCTTCAACTTGATTCTTGATCTTGTGTTATATGCTCCACATTGCTCTCGCATGGATCCTCATTGCATTTGTAAGCCTCAATCTCCAACAGTTTATGTTTGAGGATTGTATATGTGATGTTTATAGGAGATGACAGGAATCATGGATTTATTAATTGCATCTTTTTGCTTTAGTATATGCAAATGATGTTCAATTGACTACGATGGTTTGTTTCGAAGCATTGTTTAAATTTACTTGATTAACTATTTAATCAAGTTCAATTTATACTTTAATTAAATGCTATATGCAATGTTGAATGAGATTACCAAAGAGCGTATGCACAAAACTTAATTACTAGTCAAACTTTATTCGGTTTGGATTTTTGTCAGATCGACCCAATAAAAACCAAATAATTTCTGATTGGGTTGAGTTTGGATAACtcataagaaataatattattattttgaaaaaaatatttttttatttaaatcgtgatataatatttaattgtGATGTAACATGTTTTAATTTGAGTAAAATCAGGTTTTATTATGCAATATCAACTGTTTTAATTTGAGTAAAACCAGGTTTATTATGCAATATCAACTGTAATCGTTTTAATTCGAGTCGTTATCATGTTATGTCAATTCGAATTGTATCGTATCACGAATGGCAGGACTGAAATTTTTTGATACGACGCAATCTGACACTAACACACAAAGTTAATGGGTTTGAATACTTATTAAGTTGATCCGATGAGAATATGATGATTTCAAGTTGAATTTGGGTGAGGCCACATTAGATTAAATCTATATCGCATTAGCCCCGATAATGACCAAACACACAATTTGAAGACAAAGCAAATGCATTATTTTATCAATGAAAAGGACGTGATTTACAACCCTATAGTTGGAAGACGAATTTGGCTAgtatttttctaatttaaaaaaagttcaaACTTTGGATATAAAATCCTGCATCAACACCAAAGCACAAACAAATTCATCTTGGCACAAAGAATGTGGGATGGAAGGGAAAAAGTGTGCATTCCACCAAATAAGGATGAAAGCTCATGAGAGAGAAACAAGTAACTTTTGGAAAATAAGGATACAAAGTTACAAATGGTCATGAAAGGCTTTGCATCTAcaacaaaacataaacatatcccTAAATTTCATCACTGTAAAATTCATCTCCTGCTCTACACTTTTGGGATGTTGGCCACTGCAGTTGCTTAAGAGTTCCAGCACAACTATGCTATACAAGTAAGCAAATCAGGTGCAAATAAATGTTTAAGTGTATCGATCATGGAGCTGCACTGCCTTCCAGTTTTGTGTCATTTTCTGCACGGGCGTCACAATTTGAACTGGAAGGTGGATGTTCAGCAATTTGTGTCCGGGTATCTTTCATATTCTCCTGGACAGCCTAACACAGACATCAAGTTTAACACGGGGTAACATACTAGTTTATATTTGAAATCATGTTAGCAAGACTTTCAGCATTCTCTTACCTGTAAGAGCTCGGTCATCCTGCCAGTTCCATAGTTGAAGAATGGTTTTGTTATGGAAGCACTCTGCACTGACTCAGTTGAGAAAGGCTGAGTGTCTTGCTTGGAGACTATGCCTGCATCTTCTGCTGGTGATTTAGTTGCTTCCTTACCACTATCAGTTTGAGTATCTGAAGATTCTGAAGAGCCCGAAATGTCATTCTCAGTTGATTCAGTTGGATTTTCCTTCTCTCCTAGTCTAACCTCAGAAGTGCCTCCTTCATTGAATGGATTGTTGTCATTCTTCTCCGTCCCTTGGGAAATTTGATGACTCGTGTGGGGTTGTGCGCCTAGAAATAACTGGCTAACAGGTATAGATTTATCCGGAGGCAAGATGGATAAGGGTTCAGCCATATGGACATCTTTATCTCCGAATGACAACACATGGGAGGTTCTGGATGCATCTGAAGGCATTTTGTTTGAAGTTGGCAATCCATTTTGAAAACTAGAGGGTTGAAGCACAACAGGAACAACAGTGCCTCTCGCGCCCACTGTTGGGACAGAAGGAGCTGCTACTGGCGTTCCGCTCTTGCGTTTTGAAGGCCCCAGTGCTCCAGGTTGGATAGCAAGTTTCTGGCGACGGGACCAGCCACGGTTTTCAGCAGGGAGCTGAACGTCATTTCTCCTGATCATTTGAAGATGAGGAGCAACATCATTTTCAGCTGTGACCGGGACATAATTTCCTGGTTTAAAAACAACACCCCTCAACTTTGTAGTGGAGTTTCCAATTTGAACAGTAAGCAAATAACCAGCATCAAATGTGGCCTCAACAACACCACTTACTGCCTGGCCGACCATACTGTTGACTCCATCAGCTCGGTCAGCTCGCTGGGGATGGTATTCTTTTGCTCCTTCATAACCAGGTGGTGCATGAGCAGCTTGTGCACGCTTTAGGCTCGGATCTTTGCGAGGACGACCACGCCTACGCTTTAATGGAAGTATAGAAAGGCCACTTGAGCTCTCCCCTTGATTATATTGATTCAtcctaaaaaatataatgaagtTTCACCTGCTAGCCAACTCTCTTATGGTCCTTCGCCCCTGCCAGACAACAAAATACTTATTAAAGGAGTACCTAAGGTTAAATTTTCTTATGCTACGAGATTTGTACATACAGAAGGTTGGTGGTAAAGTTACACAGAAACTGGGTTGACTCAACTATACTTGAACAGCAGAATAAGTAACAAAAGTTCAAAGCAAGAGGTTACCTTTAAGCAAAATTTTCAGGAATTAATAATACATCCCAATCACAGAATTTTATATATTTCCGGCCAAAACAAATAACGAAAAAACGTAAGGTTACAAATATTAAAGCAGGTAACCTGAATGAGCCAGTAATTTGTGAAATTAACAAGGTAAATTCTTCCAAAGAACTTTATATTGCTAGTTTGTATCATTATATTATATAGGAGACTTATAAATTGAAGGTCAAAATGCTATACCCTTTCAAGTTTTTTGAACAAAAACACCAGGGCAATAAATAATTTACAACCAAATATCAACACCTAAATTCTTCCAAATGAGTCCTTCAAAGTTCTAAGTATTTAATTTGACTTGTTTATGTAGACGAGCCCAATAAATTTCCATACTGGAGAGCAAGCAGTATGGCTGACTCTCAATAACCATCGAGTAAGCCAATCATTAGATTCAGGCTGGACTTCTTATTGGCCATATTTTTTGTACCATGCCAGTCTCAGGTATTACCAACGGCCAGTGCACCACTTTGGCCGTTCATCAAAAACTTATTTGAAAAGATAGCATAAGCATTTAGCATTGTAATACTATCCTAATCAAGCATTGTGTTTCCATCTTGAAGAAGCAAAATTAAGTGACGTGAGCTGAACTTCTATTTCCAAAACATCTAACAAAGGCCCTATCATTCAAAGGTTAAAACAAATCACCAAACCTGTAACCGATAAAATATTATAGTAGCATATacttatatacatatatagaaaGAGTAAATAAGTAAAATTACAGAAAACTACACACTGAACTTGCCAATGTAAGTTCAAATTTGAACACCAGACTGCGAGGGTTAAACCTAGATTAAATTGAATTGTTAATTTTGGATGGTTGCTCTGACCTTTATGAGGTGGAAACAGGCAGTGGAGGAATGATAACGAATGAGttgtggcggcggcggaggcttGAGTGGGTGGGAGAGAAGAGGAATTTAAATCAGATTTagatttagggttttttttaaaacaaaaattcGCTAAACTGGCCCGCCGAGGCTTATATGCGGGCCCGGTCAATTTCGGGCTAACATTTCCAAATCTAGCTCAGCCCCAGCCATGgcgaagcaaaaaaaaaaaatcaaacaaggaaAATTTAGCAAAAACAGCAAACGAAGCACAGTATGAGTGATCAACGGATTCCGGAAAAGTAAGCCTTATTCACAAAAGAAGAGATTAAAAGCAGAGTATAACTAAAAAACCCTCGGTTCCCCAATTACTTGTAGTATAAGCCGACACAAATTAGTCAATTCAAAATCGTACTAACCTCAGAAATACACTCTCAACTCGAATTCGAGTTCACAGAAGCCGCATAGATATTCGCCGGATTTGGTTATGTAAACCGCCGGAAGAAGCTAGGGTTTTTGCAGAGGAATAATGGAAAATATGAAGCAGACGCGCcttgtttttttgttgaattttttaattacGCAGTTTTCTAGTTTGTCCCTctcaaaagaaataaatttaggtcaaattttattgatttatgtCTTTATTGAGTCCACTGGTTGAGAATATGataatcattaaaaaaaataaggagtattattattttaattatatatgttcttttaaaaaattatacacttaattttattatttaagttTGTGTAAATAGAGTTTTTAACCTATAGCTTTAATATTCATGTTTTAATGGTGTAACCATGTGGTGTCAATTCAAATTATATTGTGTCATTAACCAATCTTGTGCAAGTCGTATTTGGATTTGAAGGAAATAGGGTCAGATTCACGTTTaggttgaaattttttttaacagATCGGATTCGGATTAGACCTTATTCGGCTACCCCATAAAGATTTAACTTGCAAGATTTGCAAGTCATACGAAGAATACTAAGAATGAGATGAAATCATGATGCCATGTTTCTCAAAAGATTATTGTCATATTCTCCATCCAAATTATCCATGTTTTCCCAATGTTGTGACATGTAGTGAAAAATGAAATGGTTAGGCAGTACGAGTAGATGGAATGAGGCTATTGGGATAAGTAGAACCCAACCAATTTTGTGATGTATAGCTCTACACTTAAATGGTTATATTGTTAGATTATATCTAATGAGGCAGATGACATTACAAAAAAGATGTGGGCTAATAAGAATTCTTGGTAATTATGAAACTACAAAGTTGATTAAGTGATTGAAACGAAGACAAAAAGATTATAAATACAGAAAGATATATGTGGATCTAAGCACTTTATTCAATGAAAGTGATTTGATCAATGAAAGTTCAAATATATGGATAAGGAAACACAACATGAAGATCCTCTACAACAACTCCAACAACTTGATCAAAAAGTACTTACTTGTGTTACTGAAATAACTAACTCATTTGTTTGCTATCAAATCTTTAACATCCATGTTATTCTTCACTCACACCCTTTACAAAAACAAATTGATATTCAACTTAATATATTTACTTACAATACATTGACTAATGGATATTGTTAAACCGGTAGTGGTGGATGATGGAACGATGGAAGAATGTGGTAAAGTAGAATTTGATAGTTGGTAGTGTGAACCGAGTAAATTGTGGCATATGAAATCCAAAAGTATAAGAAAAAACACTAAaacttagttttataattaaaaaaatataacctgCAACTCGTTCGGGCCAACCCATTTATCCTGTTTTATATTCGGGTTGCGACAATATAACCTTAACCCGCTAATTTTATCAGGctattcgggccggcccgcggATTTCAAGttggattgacatccctaaaaaTAATCATACATTGGGCCTTAATAATTACAGATTGTTAACCATCTTGCGTCAAAGACCTAGAGtctaacaattttttttattacttttttattcaattatcatccaaattgaatttaaatataattaaaatttgccttgaaaaatattattaatttttcaattattagatgaccaattatttagggatagtgaattgagacttgatactttattttattttttcaatctaaactgcattttaagaacttactatatgtgatttgtgaattatatttagtttatttattttggaattaGATAGCTATATTAATTTAGATTGTCATTTGGAGTATTATTTGTATGAATTTCAGAATGGagatcaattaccatccaaattgaatttaaatataaaaatttaccGTCAAGATGAGTGGAGAAAGAATTGTCCAAGttgccctttgaaggccttaagggcattttcgtctggaaaaaattcaaaatacctcaaatgatattaacttgtagttgatgaacctaaaatgatattttcaaagttcacggaactaaaatgatactttagcaaagttcgtggacctaaaAAGTTGTTCCCTCTATTAATTATTactgtaaaaagttagtatttgatcacacgtCTATTTGTTGTTAGAGGACAATGAAAGTGCTATCAAGTATTTTGACTGGAAAATCATACTAACTGTTTTTGAAATTAGTCATAAAACATAAGTATTTAATCAAATACTAAACGTACTTACTA is part of the Salvia splendens isolate huo1 chromosome 22, SspV2, whole genome shotgun sequence genome and encodes:
- the LOC121787540 gene encoding uncharacterized protein LOC121787540, whose protein sequence is MNQYNQGESSSGLSILPLKRRRGRPRKDPSLKRAQAAHAPPGYEGAKEYHPQRADRADGVNSMVGQAVSGVVEATFDAGYLLTVQIGNSTTKLRGVVFKPGNYVPVTAENDVAPHLQMIRRNDVQLPAENRGWSRRQKLAIQPGALGPSKRKSGTPVAAPSVPTVGARGTVVPVVLQPSSFQNGLPTSNKMPSDASRTSHVLSFGDKDVHMAEPLSILPPDKSIPVSQLFLGAQPHTSHQISQGTEKNDNNPFNEGGTSEVRLGEKENPTESTENDISGSSESSDTQTDSGKEATKSPAEDAGIVSKQDTQPFSTESVQSASITKPFFNYGTGRMTELLQAVQENMKDTRTQIAEHPPSSSNCDARAENDTKLEGSAAP